The following are encoded together in the Lathyrus oleraceus cultivar Zhongwan6 chromosome 3, CAAS_Psat_ZW6_1.0, whole genome shotgun sequence genome:
- the LOC127131953 gene encoding uncharacterized protein LOC127131953 — translation MNSGRIGICSYKFVELQLKTLRGLGTRMVLDNKEEFKKIYGNLLGILNTEVNTSVVHTLVQFYNPPMRCFTFQDYQLALTLEEYSHILGVGIKNRVPFFSTKELPKSHLISEAPSLEKKEVELNLKLKGGTHSFTLKFQIGKATDVGSWNALNVILALLMYGIVLFPNMEEFVDFASIHTIMTKNHVRTLLANTYYCIHVRNHKKKGTTMCCIPLLYKWFISHLPNKGPLIENKGNPKWSQRIMSLTGKDILWYSRSYDNVKVILNCVNFHNVTLLVTNGGTSYSLRLTLRQLGYPMLDRPDSKQLEDFVLYEGVDKP, via the coding sequence ATGAATTCTGGTAGAATAGGTATTTGTAGTTACAAGTTTGTGGAGCTTCagttgaagactttgaggggATTAGGGACTCGTATGGTTCTTGATAACAAAGAAGAGTTCAAGAAGATCTATGGAAACCTCCTAGGAATCCTCAACACAGAAGTTAATACATCGGTCGTTCACACTCTTGTACAGTTCTATAATCCTCCAATGAGGTGCTTTActtttcaagattatcagttggctCTGACTTTGGAAGAATATTCTCATATCTTAGGGGTTGGAATTAAAAATCGGGTTCCTTTTTTCAGCACAAAGGAGCTTCCCAAGTCTCATCTTATATCTGAAGCCCCCAGTCTGGAGAAGAAAGAAGTAGAACTCAACCTCAAACTTAAAGGTGGAACTCATAGTTTTACATTAAAGTTTCAGATAGGCAAAGCCACTGACGTTGGAAGTTGGAATGCTTTGAACGTTATTCTTGCTTTACTCATGTATGGGATTGTGTTATTCCCTAACATGGAAGAATTTGTGGATTTTGCCTCTATTCACACTATTATGACCAAGAATCATGTTCGTACTCTCCTTGCAAATACTTACTATTGCATTCATGTGAGGAACCATAAGAAGAAGGGAACTACTATGTGTTGTATACCCttgttgtacaaatggttcatatctcatctacCTAACAAAGGTCCTTTAATTGAGAACAAAGGCAATCCGAAATGGTctcagaggatcatgtctctGACTGGTAAAGATATATTATGGTACTCTAGAAGTTATGACAATGTCAAGGTCATTCTTAATTGTGTTAATTTCCATAATGTTACCCTCCTAGTTACAAATGGTGGAACTAGTTACAGTCTGAGATTAACATTGCGTCAGTTGGGCTACCCAATGTTAGACAGACCTGACTCCAAGCAATTGGAAGATTTTGTCTTGTATGAAGGGGTTGACAAACCATAG